In the genome of Plasmodium chabaudi chabaudi strain AS genome assembly, chromosome: 6, one region contains:
- a CDS encoding dynactin subunit 5, putative: protein MREKKGNAIDLENLISDNYLESYNTVTFQKYENFNRSDYILTASGNKVCKDSILCGMKNIHMLGKSIIKNEAILRGDLSSLYFGKYVIIGSKTLICPCFMHNNENSVNTYDNSKINQSSYVTVTIGDNVFIGNECIIKAAFIGNNVIIGNNCVIGERVIIKDNVIIKDNTFIPNDTTIASFSKYSGYPGKFVKELPESVERILKDVSHFHYQNFTPNVTP, encoded by the coding sequence atgaggGAAAAAAAAGGGAATGCAATCGATTTGGAAAACTTAATTAGTGATAATTATTTGGAGTCCTATAATACAGTGacttttcaaaaatatgaaaattttaatcgatcggattatattttaacagCGTCAGGAAATAAAGTATGCAAAGATTCAATATTATGCggaatgaaaaatatacatatgctaGGGAAATCAATTATAAAGAATGAAGCTATATTAAGAGGAGATTTAAGTAGCTTATATTTTGGCAAATATGTTATCATTGGATCGAAAACACTCATATGCCCATGTTTCAtgcataataatgaaaatagtgTAAATACTTATGATAATagcaaaataaatcaaagtTCATACGTTACTGTAACAATTGGTGATAATGTTTTTATCGGTAATGAATGTATAATTAAAGCGGCCTTTATAGGAAATAATGTCATAATAGGTAATAACTGTGTAATAGGGGAGCGAGTTATTATTAAAGACAATGTAATAATTAAGGATAATACTTTTATTCCTAATGACACTACCATTGCTTCATTCTCAAAATATTCAGGGTACCCTGGAAAATTTGTTAAGGAATTGCCCGAATCTGTGGAACGCATTTTAAAAGACGTTTCACATTTTCACTACCAAAATTTTACTCCCAATGTTACcccataa
- a CDS encoding proteasome assembly chaperone 4, putative, whose translation MNTECCQYSEKKNSSMAFSQETGIKENDVNVYRSHKIYMGYLDLYFCVIDFKETIFISVNDNNNELNDLQASYPIKYADADNIICLAGEPHSYGNDVANLLGMKFKIPFYVSVNVDESDENLTNFIFSNCLEMIKPLFENREKN comes from the exons ATGAATACAGAGTGTTGTCAAtattcagaaaaaaaaaattcaagtATGGCTTTTTCTCAAGAAACAGGgattaaagaaaatgatgtaaatgtttatagatctcataaaatttatatgggCTATTtggatttatatttttgtgtcATCGATTTTAAAGAgacaatatttatttcagtAAATGATAACAACAATGAGTTAAACGATTTACAAGCTTCATACCcaattaaatat gCTGATGCAGACAATATAATTTGCTTAGCTGGAGAACCCCATTCATATGGAAATGATGTGGCTAACCTTTTGG GTATGAAGTTTAAAATTCCTTTTTATGTAAGCGTCAATGTAGACGAAAGTGATGAGAACTTAACGAACTTCATCTTTTCAAACTGCTTGGAAATGATCAAACCTTTATTTGAAAACAGAGAAAAGAATTGA